The DNA region GTAGATGAGCTGGACGCCGGCGGCGTGGTGGGCGATTCCCTCGAGGGAGTTGCCGGATTCGCCGTATACCAATTTGGCGGCCGATCGGTCCTCGGTCTCGGGTGCTCCCGGACTCTCCCTGCTCGCGGTTTCGCCGTTCGTTTCGGCGTTGCCGTCGCTTCGCTCGTGCTTCCCACCGCTCGAGTCCCGGTCGTCCGCCGGTCGCGACGCCGCGCGCTCGAGGACGGACGCGGACGCGAGCGTCAACACGCCGGGTGTCATCGAGGCCGTCTCGAGGGTGTCGGTGAGAAAGTCGTGCAGCGCTGCCGGTTCGACGTCCGCGAGCGCGTCGCGAGCGGCTCCTCGGCAGGTATCGACCCGATCCATCATCGCATGGTTACGGCGGAGCAGGCAAAGACCTTTGGAAAGGTGCCACCGACGAGTGGCATGATCGACAGTCGATCGAACGGATCGGTTCGGACGATTCGATTGAACCGCCCGGCCGCGCGAAACGCACTCACGGTCGACGGTCTCGAGGCCCTCGAGGAAGTCGTGCGCACCGCGCAAGAACCAGTGATCTACCTCGAGGGAGCGGGGCCGGCCTTCTGTGCTGGCGCCGACCTGGACACCGTCGCCGACCTGGATCGCGAGGGGGCCGAGGCGTTCGCCCAATTGGGCCAGCGGGTCGCGCGCGAACTCGAGACCGCGGAGGCCGTCACCGTCGCCGGGATCGACGGGTCGGCCAGGGGCGGGGGACTCGAGCTGGCGCTGGCCTGCGACGTCCGCGTGGGGACGCCGGGGGCGACGCTCGGCGAGCCAGGGGTCACGTTTGGTCTGTTCGGCGCCTGGGGTGGGACGGTTCGCCTGCCGCGGATCGTCGGCGAGGGGAACGCGCTCGACGTCGCGTGTACGGGGCGGGTGCTCGAGGCCAAGGAGGCCCTCCGGATGGGACTGCTGTCGCGAATCGAGTCCGATCCGCAGGCAGTCGCAGCGTCGATCGCGACACATCCGGCCGGTACCCTCCGGGTACTCAAGGAACGCCTTCGGGACGACGCCGACCGAGACTCGCAGGAGACACGCGAAGCGACGGCGTTTGGGCGGTTGCTCGAGGCGCACGCGGACGACATCGCTGCGCGTCGATAGCGCTGGCGAAGGGTCGAACGGTTGAATCGTCGAATCGAGGAGGACGCAGACGCCGAGGCTATCGCCAGGTCGAGAGCGTCGGCGCGTCGTCCGCTCGCATCGAGAGCCACGCATCGTCGACGGAGATGTCCGCGATCACGTACTCGTCGCGGCGTCCGTCGGAGTCGATCGAACCGAGAACCGTGTCGTCCGACACGGCTGCACCATGGATGTTATTCGCCACCATGCGAGTAGTTCACTTGCACGCGAATATAAACTCGTCGGATGTGGTCGACGAGGGTCGAATCCGAACGCCCGTCACG from Natronosalvus rutilus includes:
- a CDS encoding DUF7556 family protein produces the protein MVANNIHGAAVSDDTVLGSIDSDGRRDEYVIADISVDDAWLSMRADDAPTLSTWR
- a CDS encoding enoyl-CoA hydratase/isomerase family protein, encoding MIDSRSNGSVRTIRLNRPAARNALTVDGLEALEEVVRTAQEPVIYLEGAGPAFCAGADLDTVADLDREGAEAFAQLGQRVARELETAEAVTVAGIDGSARGGGLELALACDVRVGTPGATLGEPGVTFGLFGAWGGTVRLPRIVGEGNALDVACTGRVLEAKEALRMGLLSRIESDPQAVAASIATHPAGTLRVLKERLRDDADRDSQETREATAFGRLLEAHADDIAARR